One Delphinus delphis chromosome 3, mDelDel1.2, whole genome shotgun sequence genomic region harbors:
- the HNRNPM gene encoding heterogeneous nuclear ribonucleoprotein M isoform X10, which translates to MAAGVEAAAEVAATEPKMEEESGAPGVPSGNGAPGPKGEGERPAQNEKRKEKNIKRGGNRFEPYANPTKRYRAFITNIPFDVKWQSLKDLVKEKVGEVTYVELLMDAEGKSRGCAVVEFKMEESMKKAAEVLNKHSLSGRPLKVKEDPDGEHARRAMQKAGRLGSTVFVANLDYKVGWKKLKEVFSMAGVVVRADILEDKDGKSRGIGTVTFEQSIEAVQAISMFNGQLLFDRPMHVKMDERALPKGDFFPPERPQQLPHGLGGIGMGLGPGGQPIDANHLNKGIGMGNIGPAGMGMEGIGFGINKMGGMEGPFGGGMENMGRFGSGMNMGRINEILSNALKRGEIIAKQGGGGGGGSVPGIERMGPGIDRIGGAGMERMGAGLGHGMDRVGSEIERMGLVMDRMGSVERMGSGIERMGPLGLDHMASSIERMGQTMERIGSGVERMGAGMGFGLERMAAPIDRVGQTIERMGSGVERMGPAIERMGLSMERMVPAGMGAGLERMGPVMDRMATGLERMGANNLERMGLERMGANSLERMGLERMGANSLERMGPAMGPALGAGIERMGLAMGGGGGASFDRAIEMERGNFGGSFAGSFGGAGGHAPGVARKACQIFVRNLPFDFTWKMLKDKFNECGHVLYADIKMENGKSKGCGVVKFESPEVAERACRMMNGMKLSGREIDVRIDRNA; encoded by the exons TGAAGGAGAACGACCAGCTCAGaatgagaagaggaaggagaaaaacataaaaagaggAGGCAATCGCTTTGAGCCGTATGCCAATCCAACTAAAAGATACAGAGCCTTCATTACAAACATACCTTTTGATGTGAAATGGCAGTCACTTAAAGACCTGGTTAAAGAAAAAG TTGGTGAGGTAACATACGTGGAGCTCTTAATGGACGCTGAAGGAAAGTCAAGG GGATGTGC CGTTGTTGAATTCAAGATGGAAGAGAGCATGAAAAAAGCTGCTGAAGTTCTAAACAAGCATAGTCTGAGTGGAAGACCACTGAAAGTCAAAGAA GATCCTGATGGTGAACATGCCAGGAGAGCAATGCAAAAG GCTGGAAGACTTGGAAGCACAGTATTTGTAGCAAAT CTGGATTATAAAGTTGGCTGGAAGAAACTGAAGGAAGTTTTTAGTATGGCTGGTGTGGTGGTCCGAGCAGACATTCTTGAGGATAAAGATGGAAAAAGTCGTGGAATAGGCACTGTTACTTTTGAACAGTCCATTGAAGCTGTGCAAGCTATAT CTATGTTTAATGGCCAACTGCTATTTGACAGACCAATGCACGTGAAAATG gatGAGAGGGCCTTACCAAAGGGAGATTTTTTCCCTCCTGAGCGTCCACAACAACTTCCCC aTGGACTTGGTGGTATTGGCATGGGGTTAGGACCAGGAGGGCAGCCTATTGACGCCAATCATTTGAATAAAGGCATTGGAATGGGCAACATAGGACCCGCAG gaatgGGAATGGAAGGCATAGGAtttggaataaataaaatgggag GCATGGAGGGACCCTTTGGTGGTGGTATGGAAAACATGGGTCGATTTGGATCTGGGATGAACATGGGCAGAATAAACG AAATCCTAAGTAATGCACTGAAGAGAGGAGAGATCATTGCAAAGCAGGGAGGAG GTGGAGGCGGAGGCAGTGTCCCTGGAATTGAGAGGATGGGCCCCGGCATTGACCGCATTGGGGGTGCCGGCATGGAGCGCATGGGTGCAGGCCTGGGCCACGGCATGGATCGTGTGGGCTCTGAGATTGAGCGCATGGGCCTGGTCATGGACCGCATGGGCTCAGTCGAGCGCATGGGCTCCGGCATCGAGCGCATGGGCCCACTGGGCCTCGACCACATGGCCTCCAGCATCGAGCGCATGGGCCAGACCATGGAGCGCATCGGCTCTGGTGTGGAGCGCATGGGTGCCGGCATGGGCTTTGGCCTGGAGCGTATGGCCGCACCCATTGACCGTGTGGGCCAGACCATCGAGCGCATGGGCTCTGGCGTGGAGCGAATGGGCCCTGCCATCGAGCGCATGGGCCTGAGCATGGAGCGCATGGTGCCCGCAGGCATGGGGGCAGGCCTGGAGCGCATGGGCCCTGTGATGGATCGCATGGCCACCGGCCTGGAGCGCATGGGCGCCAACAACCTGGAGCGCATGGGCCTGGAGCGTATGGGCGCCAACAGTCTCGAGCGCATGGGCCTGGAGCGCATGGGCGCCAACAGCCTGGAGCGCATGGGTCCCGCCATGGGCCCGGCCCTGGGCGCTGGCATTGAGCGCATGGGCCTGGCCATGGGTGGTGGTGGCGGTGCCAGCTTTGACCGTGCCATCGAGATGGAGCGTGGCAACTTTGGAGGAAGCTTCGCAGGTTCCTTTGGTGGAGCCGGAGGCCATGCTCCTGGGGTGGCCAGGAAGGCCTGCCAGATATTTGTGAGAAAT CTCCCATTTGATTTTACATGGAAGATGCTAAAAGACAAGTTCAACGAATGTG GCCACGTGCTGTATGCCGACATCAAGATGGAGAATGGGAAGTCCAAGGGGTGCGGTGTGGTTAAGTTTGAGTCGCCAGAGGTGGCTGAGAGAGCCTGCCGGATGATGAATGGGATGAAGCTGAGTGGCCGAGAGATTGATGTTCGAATCGATAGAAATGCTTAA
- the HNRNPM gene encoding heterogeneous nuclear ribonucleoprotein M isoform X4 gives MEESMKKAAEVLNKHSLSGRPLKVKEDPDGEHARRAMQKAGRLGSTVFVANLDYKVGWKKLKEVFSMAGVVVRADILEDKDGKSRGIGTVTFEQSIEAVQAISMFNGQLLFDRPMHVKMDERALPKGDFFPPERPQQLPHGLGGIGMGLGPGGQPIDANHLNKGIGMGNIGPAGMGMEGIGFGINKMGGMEGPFGGGMENMGRFGSGMNMGRINEMERGMGGGFERDFARNEMGMSRSFGEPLGRGMEILSNALKRGEIIAKQGGGGGGGSVPGIERMGPGIDRIGGAGMERMGAGLGHGMDRVGSEIERMGLVMDRMGSVERMGSGIERMGPLGLDHMASSIERMGQTMERIGSGVERMGAGMGFGLERMAAPIDRVGQTIERMGSGVERMGPAIERMGLSMERMVPAGMGAGLERMGPVMDRMATGLERMGANNLERMGLERMGANSLERMGLERMGANSLERMGPAMGPALGAGIERMGLAMGGGGGASFDRAIEMERGNFGGSFAGSFGGAGGHAPGVARKACQIFVRNLPFDFTWKMLKDKFNECGHVLYADIKMENGKSKGCGVVKFESPEVAERACRMMNGMKLSGREIDVRIDRNA, from the exons ATGGAAGAGAGCATGAAAAAAGCTGCTGAAGTTCTAAACAAGCATAGTCTGAGTGGAAGACCACTGAAAGTCAAAGAA GATCCTGATGGTGAACATGCCAGGAGAGCAATGCAAAAG GCTGGAAGACTTGGAAGCACAGTATTTGTAGCAAAT CTGGATTATAAAGTTGGCTGGAAGAAACTGAAGGAAGTTTTTAGTATGGCTGGTGTGGTGGTCCGAGCAGACATTCTTGAGGATAAAGATGGAAAAAGTCGTGGAATAGGCACTGTTACTTTTGAACAGTCCATTGAAGCTGTGCAAGCTATAT CTATGTTTAATGGCCAACTGCTATTTGACAGACCAATGCACGTGAAAATG gatGAGAGGGCCTTACCAAAGGGAGATTTTTTCCCTCCTGAGCGTCCACAACAACTTCCCC aTGGACTTGGTGGTATTGGCATGGGGTTAGGACCAGGAGGGCAGCCTATTGACGCCAATCATTTGAATAAAGGCATTGGAATGGGCAACATAGGACCCGCAG gaatgGGAATGGAAGGCATAGGAtttggaataaataaaatgggag GCATGGAGGGACCCTTTGGTGGTGGTATGGAAAACATGGGTCGATTTGGATCTGGGATGAACATGGGCAGAATAAACG agATGGAGCGTGGCATGGGTGGAGGATTTGAGAGAGACTTTGCCAGAAATGAAATGGGAATGTCTCGAAGCTTTGGAGAGCCCCTTGGCAGAGGAATGG AAATCCTAAGTAATGCACTGAAGAGAGGAGAGATCATTGCAAAGCAGGGAGGAG GTGGAGGCGGAGGCAGTGTCCCTGGAATTGAGAGGATGGGCCCCGGCATTGACCGCATTGGGGGTGCCGGCATGGAGCGCATGGGTGCAGGCCTGGGCCACGGCATGGATCGTGTGGGCTCTGAGATTGAGCGCATGGGCCTGGTCATGGACCGCATGGGCTCAGTCGAGCGCATGGGCTCCGGCATCGAGCGCATGGGCCCACTGGGCCTCGACCACATGGCCTCCAGCATCGAGCGCATGGGCCAGACCATGGAGCGCATCGGCTCTGGTGTGGAGCGCATGGGTGCCGGCATGGGCTTTGGCCTGGAGCGTATGGCCGCACCCATTGACCGTGTGGGCCAGACCATCGAGCGCATGGGCTCTGGCGTGGAGCGAATGGGCCCTGCCATCGAGCGCATGGGCCTGAGCATGGAGCGCATGGTGCCCGCAGGCATGGGGGCAGGCCTGGAGCGCATGGGCCCTGTGATGGATCGCATGGCCACCGGCCTGGAGCGCATGGGCGCCAACAACCTGGAGCGCATGGGCCTGGAGCGTATGGGCGCCAACAGTCTCGAGCGCATGGGCCTGGAGCGCATGGGCGCCAACAGCCTGGAGCGCATGGGTCCCGCCATGGGCCCGGCCCTGGGCGCTGGCATTGAGCGCATGGGCCTGGCCATGGGTGGTGGTGGCGGTGCCAGCTTTGACCGTGCCATCGAGATGGAGCGTGGCAACTTTGGAGGAAGCTTCGCAGGTTCCTTTGGTGGAGCCGGAGGCCATGCTCCTGGGGTGGCCAGGAAGGCCTGCCAGATATTTGTGAGAAAT CTCCCATTTGATTTTACATGGAAGATGCTAAAAGACAAGTTCAACGAATGTG GCCACGTGCTGTATGCCGACATCAAGATGGAGAATGGGAAGTCCAAGGGGTGCGGTGTGGTTAAGTTTGAGTCGCCAGAGGTGGCTGAGAGAGCCTGCCGGATGATGAATGGGATGAAGCTGAGTGGCCGAGAGATTGATGTTCGAATCGATAGAAATGCTTAA
- the HNRNPM gene encoding heterogeneous nuclear ribonucleoprotein M isoform X3 encodes MEESMKKAAEVLNKHSLSGRPLKVKEDPDGEHARRAMQKVMATTGGMGMGPGGPGMINIPPSILNNPNIPNEIIHALQAGRLGSTVFVANLDYKVGWKKLKEVFSMAGVVVRADILEDKDGKSRGIGTVTFEQSIEAVQAISMFNGQLLFDRPMHVKMDERALPKGDFFPPERPQQLPHGLGGIGMGLGPGGQPIDANHLNKGIGMGNIGPAGMGMEGIGFGINKMGGMEGPFGGGMENMGRFGSGMNMGRINEMERGMGGGFERDFARNEMGMSRSFGEPLGRGMGGGGGSVPGIERMGPGIDRIGGAGMERMGAGLGHGMDRVGSEIERMGLVMDRMGSVERMGSGIERMGPLGLDHMASSIERMGQTMERIGSGVERMGAGMGFGLERMAAPIDRVGQTIERMGSGVERMGPAIERMGLSMERMVPAGMGAGLERMGPVMDRMATGLERMGANNLERMGLERMGANSLERMGLERMGANSLERMGPAMGPALGAGIERMGLAMGGGGGASFDRAIEMERGNFGGSFAGSFGGAGGHAPGVARKACQIFVRNLPFDFTWKMLKDKFNECGHVLYADIKMENGKSKGCGVVKFESPEVAERACRMMNGMKLSGREIDVRIDRNA; translated from the exons ATGGAAGAGAGCATGAAAAAAGCTGCTGAAGTTCTAAACAAGCATAGTCTGAGTGGAAGACCACTGAAAGTCAAAGAA GATCCTGATGGTGAACATGCCAGGAGAGCAATGCAAAAGGTGATGGCTACGACTGGTGGGATGGGTATGGGACCAGGTGGCCCAGGAATGATTAATATCCCACCCAGTATCCTAAATAATCCTAACATCCCAAATGAGATTATCCATGCATTACAGGCTGGAAGACTTGGAAGCACAGTATTTGTAGCAAAT CTGGATTATAAAGTTGGCTGGAAGAAACTGAAGGAAGTTTTTAGTATGGCTGGTGTGGTGGTCCGAGCAGACATTCTTGAGGATAAAGATGGAAAAAGTCGTGGAATAGGCACTGTTACTTTTGAACAGTCCATTGAAGCTGTGCAAGCTATAT CTATGTTTAATGGCCAACTGCTATTTGACAGACCAATGCACGTGAAAATG gatGAGAGGGCCTTACCAAAGGGAGATTTTTTCCCTCCTGAGCGTCCACAACAACTTCCCC aTGGACTTGGTGGTATTGGCATGGGGTTAGGACCAGGAGGGCAGCCTATTGACGCCAATCATTTGAATAAAGGCATTGGAATGGGCAACATAGGACCCGCAG gaatgGGAATGGAAGGCATAGGAtttggaataaataaaatgggag GCATGGAGGGACCCTTTGGTGGTGGTATGGAAAACATGGGTCGATTTGGATCTGGGATGAACATGGGCAGAATAAACG agATGGAGCGTGGCATGGGTGGAGGATTTGAGAGAGACTTTGCCAGAAATGAAATGGGAATGTCTCGAAGCTTTGGAGAGCCCCTTGGCAGAGGAATGG GTGGAGGCGGAGGCAGTGTCCCTGGAATTGAGAGGATGGGCCCCGGCATTGACCGCATTGGGGGTGCCGGCATGGAGCGCATGGGTGCAGGCCTGGGCCACGGCATGGATCGTGTGGGCTCTGAGATTGAGCGCATGGGCCTGGTCATGGACCGCATGGGCTCAGTCGAGCGCATGGGCTCCGGCATCGAGCGCATGGGCCCACTGGGCCTCGACCACATGGCCTCCAGCATCGAGCGCATGGGCCAGACCATGGAGCGCATCGGCTCTGGTGTGGAGCGCATGGGTGCCGGCATGGGCTTTGGCCTGGAGCGTATGGCCGCACCCATTGACCGTGTGGGCCAGACCATCGAGCGCATGGGCTCTGGCGTGGAGCGAATGGGCCCTGCCATCGAGCGCATGGGCCTGAGCATGGAGCGCATGGTGCCCGCAGGCATGGGGGCAGGCCTGGAGCGCATGGGCCCTGTGATGGATCGCATGGCCACCGGCCTGGAGCGCATGGGCGCCAACAACCTGGAGCGCATGGGCCTGGAGCGTATGGGCGCCAACAGTCTCGAGCGCATGGGCCTGGAGCGCATGGGCGCCAACAGCCTGGAGCGCATGGGTCCCGCCATGGGCCCGGCCCTGGGCGCTGGCATTGAGCGCATGGGCCTGGCCATGGGTGGTGGTGGCGGTGCCAGCTTTGACCGTGCCATCGAGATGGAGCGTGGCAACTTTGGAGGAAGCTTCGCAGGTTCCTTTGGTGGAGCCGGAGGCCATGCTCCTGGGGTGGCCAGGAAGGCCTGCCAGATATTTGTGAGAAAT CTCCCATTTGATTTTACATGGAAGATGCTAAAAGACAAGTTCAACGAATGTG GCCACGTGCTGTATGCCGACATCAAGATGGAGAATGGGAAGTCCAAGGGGTGCGGTGTGGTTAAGTTTGAGTCGCCAGAGGTGGCTGAGAGAGCCTGCCGGATGATGAATGGGATGAAGCTGAGTGGCCGAGAGATTGATGTTCGAATCGATAGAAATGCTTAA
- the HNRNPM gene encoding heterogeneous nuclear ribonucleoprotein M isoform X2, whose product MEESMKKAAEVLNKHSLSGRPLKVKEDPDGEHARRAMQKVMATTGGMGMGPGGPGMINIPPSILNNPNIPNEIIHALQAGRLGSTVFVANLDYKVGWKKLKEVFSMAGVVVRADILEDKDGKSRGIGTVTFEQSIEAVQAISMFNGQLLFDRPMHVKMDERALPKGDFFPPERPQQLPHGLGGIGMGLGPGGQPIDANHLNKGIGMGNIGPAGMEGPFGGGMENMGRFGSGMNMGRINEMERGMGGGFERDFARNEMGMSRSFGEPLGRGMEILSNALKRGEIIAKQGGGGGGGSVPGIERMGPGIDRIGGAGMERMGAGLGHGMDRVGSEIERMGLVMDRMGSVERMGSGIERMGPLGLDHMASSIERMGQTMERIGSGVERMGAGMGFGLERMAAPIDRVGQTIERMGSGVERMGPAIERMGLSMERMVPAGMGAGLERMGPVMDRMATGLERMGANNLERMGLERMGANSLERMGLERMGANSLERMGPAMGPALGAGIERMGLAMGGGGGASFDRAIEMERGNFGGSFAGSFGGAGGHAPGVARKACQIFVRNLPFDFTWKMLKDKFNECGHVLYADIKMENGKSKGCGVVKFESPEVAERACRMMNGMKLSGREIDVRIDRNA is encoded by the exons ATGGAAGAGAGCATGAAAAAAGCTGCTGAAGTTCTAAACAAGCATAGTCTGAGTGGAAGACCACTGAAAGTCAAAGAA GATCCTGATGGTGAACATGCCAGGAGAGCAATGCAAAAGGTGATGGCTACGACTGGTGGGATGGGTATGGGACCAGGTGGCCCAGGAATGATTAATATCCCACCCAGTATCCTAAATAATCCTAACATCCCAAATGAGATTATCCATGCATTACAGGCTGGAAGACTTGGAAGCACAGTATTTGTAGCAAAT CTGGATTATAAAGTTGGCTGGAAGAAACTGAAGGAAGTTTTTAGTATGGCTGGTGTGGTGGTCCGAGCAGACATTCTTGAGGATAAAGATGGAAAAAGTCGTGGAATAGGCACTGTTACTTTTGAACAGTCCATTGAAGCTGTGCAAGCTATAT CTATGTTTAATGGCCAACTGCTATTTGACAGACCAATGCACGTGAAAATG gatGAGAGGGCCTTACCAAAGGGAGATTTTTTCCCTCCTGAGCGTCCACAACAACTTCCCC aTGGACTTGGTGGTATTGGCATGGGGTTAGGACCAGGAGGGCAGCCTATTGACGCCAATCATTTGAATAAAGGCATTGGAATGGGCAACATAGGACCCGCAG GCATGGAGGGACCCTTTGGTGGTGGTATGGAAAACATGGGTCGATTTGGATCTGGGATGAACATGGGCAGAATAAACG agATGGAGCGTGGCATGGGTGGAGGATTTGAGAGAGACTTTGCCAGAAATGAAATGGGAATGTCTCGAAGCTTTGGAGAGCCCCTTGGCAGAGGAATGG AAATCCTAAGTAATGCACTGAAGAGAGGAGAGATCATTGCAAAGCAGGGAGGAG GTGGAGGCGGAGGCAGTGTCCCTGGAATTGAGAGGATGGGCCCCGGCATTGACCGCATTGGGGGTGCCGGCATGGAGCGCATGGGTGCAGGCCTGGGCCACGGCATGGATCGTGTGGGCTCTGAGATTGAGCGCATGGGCCTGGTCATGGACCGCATGGGCTCAGTCGAGCGCATGGGCTCCGGCATCGAGCGCATGGGCCCACTGGGCCTCGACCACATGGCCTCCAGCATCGAGCGCATGGGCCAGACCATGGAGCGCATCGGCTCTGGTGTGGAGCGCATGGGTGCCGGCATGGGCTTTGGCCTGGAGCGTATGGCCGCACCCATTGACCGTGTGGGCCAGACCATCGAGCGCATGGGCTCTGGCGTGGAGCGAATGGGCCCTGCCATCGAGCGCATGGGCCTGAGCATGGAGCGCATGGTGCCCGCAGGCATGGGGGCAGGCCTGGAGCGCATGGGCCCTGTGATGGATCGCATGGCCACCGGCCTGGAGCGCATGGGCGCCAACAACCTGGAGCGCATGGGCCTGGAGCGTATGGGCGCCAACAGTCTCGAGCGCATGGGCCTGGAGCGCATGGGCGCCAACAGCCTGGAGCGCATGGGTCCCGCCATGGGCCCGGCCCTGGGCGCTGGCATTGAGCGCATGGGCCTGGCCATGGGTGGTGGTGGCGGTGCCAGCTTTGACCGTGCCATCGAGATGGAGCGTGGCAACTTTGGAGGAAGCTTCGCAGGTTCCTTTGGTGGAGCCGGAGGCCATGCTCCTGGGGTGGCCAGGAAGGCCTGCCAGATATTTGTGAGAAAT CTCCCATTTGATTTTACATGGAAGATGCTAAAAGACAAGTTCAACGAATGTG GCCACGTGCTGTATGCCGACATCAAGATGGAGAATGGGAAGTCCAAGGGGTGCGGTGTGGTTAAGTTTGAGTCGCCAGAGGTGGCTGAGAGAGCCTGCCGGATGATGAATGGGATGAAGCTGAGTGGCCGAGAGATTGATGTTCGAATCGATAGAAATGCTTAA
- the HNRNPM gene encoding heterogeneous nuclear ribonucleoprotein M isoform X5 has translation MEESMKKAAEVLNKHSLSGRPLKVKEDPDGEHARRAMQKVMATTGGMGMGPGGPGMINIPPSILNNPNIPNEIIHALQAGRLGSTVFVANLDYKVGWKKLKEVFSMAGVVVRADILEDKDGKSRGIGTVTFEQSIEAVQAISMFNGQLLFDRPMHVKMDERALPKGDFFPPERPQQLPHGLGGIGMGLGPGGQPIDANHLNKGIGMGNIGPAGMEGPFGGGMENMGRFGSGMNMGRINEILSNALKRGEIIAKQGGGGGGGSVPGIERMGPGIDRIGGAGMERMGAGLGHGMDRVGSEIERMGLVMDRMGSVERMGSGIERMGPLGLDHMASSIERMGQTMERIGSGVERMGAGMGFGLERMAAPIDRVGQTIERMGSGVERMGPAIERMGLSMERMVPAGMGAGLERMGPVMDRMATGLERMGANNLERMGLERMGANSLERMGLERMGANSLERMGPAMGPALGAGIERMGLAMGGGGGASFDRAIEMERGNFGGSFAGSFGGAGGHAPGVARKACQIFVRNLPFDFTWKMLKDKFNECGHVLYADIKMENGKSKGCGVVKFESPEVAERACRMMNGMKLSGREIDVRIDRNA, from the exons ATGGAAGAGAGCATGAAAAAAGCTGCTGAAGTTCTAAACAAGCATAGTCTGAGTGGAAGACCACTGAAAGTCAAAGAA GATCCTGATGGTGAACATGCCAGGAGAGCAATGCAAAAGGTGATGGCTACGACTGGTGGGATGGGTATGGGACCAGGTGGCCCAGGAATGATTAATATCCCACCCAGTATCCTAAATAATCCTAACATCCCAAATGAGATTATCCATGCATTACAGGCTGGAAGACTTGGAAGCACAGTATTTGTAGCAAAT CTGGATTATAAAGTTGGCTGGAAGAAACTGAAGGAAGTTTTTAGTATGGCTGGTGTGGTGGTCCGAGCAGACATTCTTGAGGATAAAGATGGAAAAAGTCGTGGAATAGGCACTGTTACTTTTGAACAGTCCATTGAAGCTGTGCAAGCTATAT CTATGTTTAATGGCCAACTGCTATTTGACAGACCAATGCACGTGAAAATG gatGAGAGGGCCTTACCAAAGGGAGATTTTTTCCCTCCTGAGCGTCCACAACAACTTCCCC aTGGACTTGGTGGTATTGGCATGGGGTTAGGACCAGGAGGGCAGCCTATTGACGCCAATCATTTGAATAAAGGCATTGGAATGGGCAACATAGGACCCGCAG GCATGGAGGGACCCTTTGGTGGTGGTATGGAAAACATGGGTCGATTTGGATCTGGGATGAACATGGGCAGAATAAACG AAATCCTAAGTAATGCACTGAAGAGAGGAGAGATCATTGCAAAGCAGGGAGGAG GTGGAGGCGGAGGCAGTGTCCCTGGAATTGAGAGGATGGGCCCCGGCATTGACCGCATTGGGGGTGCCGGCATGGAGCGCATGGGTGCAGGCCTGGGCCACGGCATGGATCGTGTGGGCTCTGAGATTGAGCGCATGGGCCTGGTCATGGACCGCATGGGCTCAGTCGAGCGCATGGGCTCCGGCATCGAGCGCATGGGCCCACTGGGCCTCGACCACATGGCCTCCAGCATCGAGCGCATGGGCCAGACCATGGAGCGCATCGGCTCTGGTGTGGAGCGCATGGGTGCCGGCATGGGCTTTGGCCTGGAGCGTATGGCCGCACCCATTGACCGTGTGGGCCAGACCATCGAGCGCATGGGCTCTGGCGTGGAGCGAATGGGCCCTGCCATCGAGCGCATGGGCCTGAGCATGGAGCGCATGGTGCCCGCAGGCATGGGGGCAGGCCTGGAGCGCATGGGCCCTGTGATGGATCGCATGGCCACCGGCCTGGAGCGCATGGGCGCCAACAACCTGGAGCGCATGGGCCTGGAGCGTATGGGCGCCAACAGTCTCGAGCGCATGGGCCTGGAGCGCATGGGCGCCAACAGCCTGGAGCGCATGGGTCCCGCCATGGGCCCGGCCCTGGGCGCTGGCATTGAGCGCATGGGCCTGGCCATGGGTGGTGGTGGCGGTGCCAGCTTTGACCGTGCCATCGAGATGGAGCGTGGCAACTTTGGAGGAAGCTTCGCAGGTTCCTTTGGTGGAGCCGGAGGCCATGCTCCTGGGGTGGCCAGGAAGGCCTGCCAGATATTTGTGAGAAAT CTCCCATTTGATTTTACATGGAAGATGCTAAAAGACAAGTTCAACGAATGTG GCCACGTGCTGTATGCCGACATCAAGATGGAGAATGGGAAGTCCAAGGGGTGCGGTGTGGTTAAGTTTGAGTCGCCAGAGGTGGCTGAGAGAGCCTGCCGGATGATGAATGGGATGAAGCTGAGTGGCCGAGAGATTGATGTTCGAATCGATAGAAATGCTTAA